DNA from Drosophila busckii strain San Diego stock center, stock number 13000-0081.31 chromosome 2R, ASM1175060v1, whole genome shotgun sequence:
TAGCCACAGCCATTCGATCGATCGGTTGAAGCATAACGATCGCCAGCGCTATATCGCCGTACAAAGATGGATTAGTGTGCTGGCTTTGGTGGCTGGCAAGGTGCGAGAACTGCAAATAGTGTGgcaaagccgcagcagctggtgcCTTGTTGTTGCCCAGGGGCATGccccatgtgtgtgttgcacgttCGTTAATCGAAATCGCTGCAGTGTAGCAAGCGCTACAGCTCTATTAACCTTCGCATGCGCTGATTTGGTGATAACGATCGTAATCGTAGCGGTACTCTAGGTGCAACACATGTTGCAACATGCTTGCAACATATTATTTGCGCTAATTTAGAAAATAGTTTTGCTCGCCGCTCAACTCAAATTAGTATGATTCAAGTCTTGTTAAGTCAGAGAGGCTCTTGCCTCTTGAGCTTGCAACATGTGCTTAAGTGCTTGcggcaaatatttcaaacgcttttgctttcaactagtctagctatttatattgcatatacTTATAACATatcttttgtatttgcttttgatagccataaaatttattggAAATTGATAAGCGTTCAAGTTTAAGTACAAGCAGCTTTCTTTTCAAGATAATGAAACCGATGGAATGTCTAATACACTTGAATAAACTATTGTAATTCTATagctgtaatttattaaaagcgaaTTTATTAATGAGCTCATAAAACTAATGTGTAAATAGTTAGTTTCAGCTGATAAGCAGCAGTTATTGCTGTTGAGCTGCACATTATACTTAAATAagctatacaaaattattcGTACAAAGCACAATCAATTTCTTTTAGTGTAATTAAGCAGctcattattaatatttagaatatatatttattaaattaaaataaaaacctcttgtatttaaatatcttATCTGCATTGATAAATTCTCAAGTTGCACACACTTCGATGAGCAATTCAGTTGCTATAAATGCCAATGACTTAACCAGCTGCCACAGTTAGACGGAATTAGCTAACAATGAAAGTCTTAATTGTTTTAAGTGTACTGCTGGCCTGCGCCAGCGCCATAGAATGGTCCAACTTCAAGCAGCAATTCCAGAAGGTGTACAAGTCTCCCGCCGAGGAGCTTATGCGCAAGCTGAACTTTGAGAAGAAGGTGCGACAGATTGAGGAGCACAACAAGCGTTTCCACAATGGCGAGGAGTCCTACGAGATGGGCATCAATCAGTACAGCGACATGAGCTACGAAGAGTTTGCCGAGAAAGTAACACCCCAGCTGAATCCTGAAGAGCATGTTGTCAATGAGCAGACTACTTACCAACCATCAGGCAGAGCTGTGCCCGATAGCATCGATTGGCGCACACGTGGTGCTGTTACTCCCGTGAAGAACCAAGGTACATGCGGTTCCTGCtacacttttgctgctgctgctgctatggaGGGTGCTTACTACCTGAAGACGGGTTCATTGTACCCACTGTCCGAGCAGAACTTGTTGGATTGCACTACAGTCTCGCCTTACAGCAACATGGGCTGCAACGGCGGCTGGGCCAGTCGCTCCCTGCAGTATATTGTCAACAATGGTGGCATCGACTACGAGTACTATTATCCCTATGATGGAGCTCTGGGCAAATGCCGTTATAACTACAGCTACAGAGGCGCCACCGCTCGCAAGGTaatcaatgttgctgctggtgaaAATAATCTGAAGGCAGCTGTTGGCGAGAAGGGTCCCGTCGCCGTGTCCATCTACTCATCCGATGCTTTCAATAACTACAAGAGCGGCGTCTTCACCGATAACAACTGCAATGGACGTGGCACCAATCATTTGGTGACTGTTGTTGGCTACGGCACTGACTCTTATTATGGCGACTATTGGCTAATCAAGAACTCCTGGGGCACTTGGTGGGGAGAGCAGGGTTACATGCGCATGGCTCGCAATCGCAACAACATGTGTCTGGTTGCCAGCTATGGTGTCTACCCAGAAG
Protein-coding regions in this window:
- the LOC117134614 gene encoding crustapain-like, which codes for MKVLIVLSVLLACASAIEWSNFKQQFQKVYKSPAEELMRKLNFEKKVRQIEEHNKRFHNGEESYEMGINQYSDMSYEEFAEKVTPQLNPEEHVVNEQTTYQPSGRAVPDSIDWRTRGAVTPVKNQGTCGSCYTFAAAAAMEGAYYLKTGSLYPLSEQNLLDCTTVSPYSNMGCNGGWASRSLQYIVNNGGIDYEYYYPYDGALGKCRYNYSYRGATARKVINVAAGENNLKAAVGEKGPVAVSIYSSDAFNNYKSGVFTDNNCNGRGTNHLVTVVGYGTDSYYGDYWLIKNSWGTWWGEQGYMRMARNRNNMCLVASYGVYPEV